The DNA region GCTCAACCACACCATCGTCGCCGCGCGCGACAAGGTCGCTTCATCGAGGTTCATGTCCGAGCTCCTCGGCCTGCCCGAACCGATCCCGTTCGGACCGTTCCTGTGCGTCGAGACAGCCAACGGCGTGACCCTCGACTTCATCGAGGAACGCGGCGAGATCACGTCACAGCACTACGCGTTCCTGGTGAGCGAGCCCGAGTTCGACGAGATCTTCGGCCGGGTCCAACAATGGCGGCTCGCCTACTGGGCCGACCCGTTCCACCACCTCGCAGGCGAGATCAACACCAACGACGGCGGCCGGGGCGTGTACTTCGACGACCTCGACGGTCACAACCTGGAGATCATCACCCGCCCCTACGGCGGCGGGTGATCACTCCATGCGCTTGAGCGACAAAGGCCAGGTCACGATCCCAGTGGCCTATTGCGAGCTGCTCGGTCTGCTACCCGGCGGCACGGCGGTCACGGCTGCGCTATCGGGCCCTGCTTCTCCGACAGTCAAGGTGATCTCGCCGGGCCAGGGTGGTCGATCACCCACCGTGCGGCACCTCTACGATCCGGCGGATGACCACCTACGACGATCTCGACGCGTTCGAGCACCTGGACACCTCAGCGCTGCCGCGCCGTCAGCAGCAGATCCTGGTGACGATCCGGGACTGGGTGGTCCGATATGGATACTCGCCGAGCTCCCGGCAGATCGGTGACGCCGTCGGACTGCGGTCGTCGTCGTCGGTGTCCAAGCACCTCGCGAGCCTGGAGGAGAAGGGTTTCCTGCGGCGCAGCGCGACAATGTCGAGGGCGATCGACGTGCGCCTGTTCCTGCAGGAGCCTGCGACCCGCAAGCCTGCCGACGACTCGGTGAGCGTGCCCGTCGTCGGCGATATCGCGGCGGGAAGTCCGATCTTGGCCGACGAGCATCTCGATGACGTCCTGACGCTGCCGCGCGAACTCACCGGGCGCGGCACCGTTTTCGGCCTGCGGGTGCGCGGCGACTCGATGATCGACGCCGCGATCTGTGATGGCGACATCGTGGTGGTGCGACAGCAGTCCGAGGCCCACTCTGGTCAGATCGTCGCCGCGATGATCGATGGCGAGGCCACGGTGAAGGTGTATCGGCGCCGTGACGGCCACGTCTACCTTGAGCCGCGCAACGCGGACTATGACGTCATCGACGGCGATCAGGCTGTCGTGCTGGGGACCGTCGTCTCGGTGCTGCGCAGCGTCTGACTAACGGGGCCGGGGCTGACAGCGCGGGCACGAGAACGACGACCGATTCATGAACGGCTCGCGCCGGATGGGCCGCCCGCAGCGCGGACACGGCAGGCCCTCCTGGCCGTAGGCCGCCAGCGACCTGTCGAAATACCCGGACTGCCCGTTCACGTTGACATACAACGCGTCGAACGACGTGCCGCCGACGTTCAGGGCCTCGGCCATCACCTCGGTCGCCGCCGTCA from Alloactinosynnema sp. L-07 includes:
- a CDS encoding VOC family protein, with translation MPVQLNHTIVAARDKVASSRFMSELLGLPEPIPFGPFLCVETANGVTLDFIEERGEITSQHYAFLVSEPEFDEIFGRVQQWRLAYWADPFHHLAGEINTNDGGRGVYFDDLDGHNLEIITRPYGGG
- the lexA gene encoding transcriptional repressor LexA; its protein translation is MTTYDDLDAFEHLDTSALPRRQQQILVTIRDWVVRYGYSPSSRQIGDAVGLRSSSSVSKHLASLEEKGFLRRSATMSRAIDVRLFLQEPATRKPADDSVSVPVVGDIAAGSPILADEHLDDVLTLPRELTGRGTVFGLRVRGDSMIDAAICDGDIVVVRQQSEAHSGQIVAAMIDGEATVKVYRRRDGHVYLEPRNADYDVIDGDQAVVLGTVVSVLRSV